Below is a genomic region from Desulfobacter sp..
CCGTGCCCTCCGTCAACACTGGTCTGTTCATTAAACTGGTACCCCTGATTTTTCATTTCTTCCATTTTATTGAAAAAAAGTACCGCTTCATCATGCAAGGTTTTATGATTTTCTTTCAGGGCAAGGACATAGTCACACCCTTTGTTTATTATGGTTTCAGCGATTTTCTTTTGAGTGCCCATGGCATCAATGGTTATAATGCAGCCCGAGATATCTAAAAGTTTTAAAAGATTTGGAATGGCCGTAATTTCATTTGATTTTTCTTCGGTTTTTAATTGCCCTAAAACCACTTTATTAGACGAAGCCCACGCACTGATCATATGAATGGCTTTCTTATCATTGGAGGTATCGTGTGAACGCCTTAGAGTTTTGCCGTCGATTGCAATGACTTGACCTTTGGTCATCTTTGCAACCGACTGAACCCAGTGCATAAAACTGCTCTGAAATTCATTCGGGTTCATCCTTTCAAAAATTCTGCCAAAGGTGTCATGGGAGGGTATCCCATGGGGAAGGCTTAGAAATTTTGACAACCACCTTTTTCTCTTTTTGCCAAAGTTTTCAATTTGCTCATAAGTGTCTGCGCCAGCAACTACCGCACAAATTGCGATGATGACGACATCAATTAAATTATGAAGCTTATTGTGGTGTCTGGGGTCCTGAATATTGTCAAAAAAAGTTTCAAGAGATTTTTTTTCGTTCATTGGCAACTCCTTGTGTTTATTGCCATATATATCGTATCTGTGCAGCGATGTCTAGGAAAATTTTGTTCGATGCTCATATACTATAGCAAGCCAGGAGAGCCAGGCTGGGATAGGGTGAAGGGGGTGGAGTGGCGTAAATGAGCGGCCCGCCAGGACGGCATAGGTCCGATCATTTCCGCTTCTTAAGCGGTCAGGACGACCGCTTAAGATTTAACGGAATCCCCCTCACCTATTCCAGCCGGGTAAGGACGAATCTTAATAAAAGTTACATGCGATGACCCTGTTGGACATAGGGTTTTTAAATCTGCCTTGGGGTCTTTTCCTTATTTTAACTGGCTGTCCTTGCTTCCCTTTCGATTTATTCCGCCCTGTTTTTCCTGCCGGGTTTCCAGTTCAGCCTGGCAGGTCACACAGAGTCTTACCCCGGGCACGGCCTTCTGCCTTGCCCGGGGAATTTTTTCTTCGCACAGGGCGCAATGGGTCAGGCTCTTTCCTTTGGGCAGCCGGCTTCTTGCAAGCTTTACCCCGTCATCTATGCCTGCATCGATCTGCTCTTGTACGGCCCCGTCCCGGGCCCATCCCACTGCCATTGGGTTTCTCCTTTTACTTTTGGATCAGGTTTTGGCCTAATTTTCCTGATCTTCCCCCTTTGAGGAGGAAAGAACAATACTGGTCCGGGTTTTGCCAAAGGGGCTGAACCCTGCCACAACCGTTTCAAGATCAGCCACGGAACCCGCTTTTACCTTGAGAATAAAGGCGGACCGGCCACTGATATGATGGCATTCAATTACCTGGGAAATACGAGCCGCCGTCTGCTTGACCCGATCGTAAAGCCCGCAAGCCGCATCCAGTTCGATAAATGCCGTAACCCTGGATTGGGCGCGTTTTTTTTTTATCCTTGCATGGTATCCCAGGATAATGCCGGCCTCCTCCATCTTCCTGACCCGTTCGGTCACCGCAGGGGTGGACAGCCCGGCCACCTTTCCCAGACGGCTGTACGAAATCCTGGCGTCAGCCTCAAGGCTCTTGAGAATTTTTTTTCCAATGTCATCCATCAACTTGTCAAACCGGAAATCCATACACATCGTCTCTGGTAAAATTAATATTTATCCATACCTCTCCACATCTAAGCCAGGGCTTGTGAAGAAAATATGGTTGAAACGACTATACATAAAGATCAATTCTTTTATCAAGGGGATTTTCAATTGGCGGCCAGGGCAGAGATGTCCTCCCAGAAAGGGCAGCGGATCATTCTGTCATGATCCGGGCAGTCCCAGTTCCAGGGCCGATCCTTTAATGCGGTCACCACCCCCATTTCCCTGGCCAAAAACAAGGCCATCTCCCCTGAATCCTCAACGGCCAGGTCATAGGGCCTTGAGGCCAGCTCTGTCTTGGAAATGGCAATGGACAGATCATTTCCCGGGCGCTGGTACTTATCCACCATGA
It encodes:
- a CDS encoding DksA/TraR family C4-type zinc finger protein: MAVGWARDGAVQEQIDAGIDDGVKLARSRLPKGKSLTHCALCEEKIPRARQKAVPGVRLCVTCQAELETRQEKQGGINRKGSKDSQLK
- a CDS encoding Lrp/AsnC family transcriptional regulator; the encoded protein is MDFRFDKLMDDIGKKILKSLEADARISYSRLGKVAGLSTPAVTERVRKMEEAGIILGYHARIKKKRAQSRVTAFIELDAACGLYDRVKQTAARISQVIECHHISGRSAFILKVKAGSVADLETVVAGFSPFGKTRTSIVLSSSKGEDQEN
- a CDS encoding ISAs1 family transposase; the protein is MNEKKSLETFFDNIQDPRHHNKLHNLIDVVIIAICAVVAGADTYEQIENFGKKRKRWLSKFLSLPHGIPSHDTFGRIFERMNPNEFQSSFMHWVQSVAKMTKGQVIAIDGKTLRRSHDTSNDKKAIHMISAWASSNKVVLGQLKTEEKSNEITAIPNLLKLLDISGCIITIDAMGTQKKIAETIINKGCDYVLALKENHKTLHDEAVLFFNKMEEMKNQGYQFNEQTSVDGGHGRVETRRAVITSDIDWFEDKKSWKGLKSIGMIESTREMDGQISHEKRYYISSLDSDPNIFGNAVRRHWGIENSVHWVLDIAFREDESRVRKGNSPENFAAIRHIALNLLRNNKTFKGSVKTKRLNAAMDIKYLEEVMFG